A stretch of DNA from Malus sylvestris chromosome 9, drMalSylv7.2, whole genome shotgun sequence:
acctcagagtaagtcttccaagtgttggcattgatcatgtacttaaagaaacaatcacataggcttgccgtgaaggctttgagggtagttttgtcgtctgcctcggcacaacaggaatactcatggctgaagtggccagcatacatacgtaatgactcatctggcttctggcgaatagtgtacaagtcatccgtaGAGTGTAAGCgttcggtctggaaaatgtgttgagaaacaaacagtttcctcaattccttaaatgagtctaccgtctcaggtggaagacggcaataccagtttagagctccaccagagagggtagaggggaagagaagacatcgctcttcatttagcctgaagagcaaacttcttttgttcaatctttcgttgcttcgcaccaggtgcaagatgggtgtcattctgtgtgctgtggcttccttcactccccatgttggaaagggatgcctggtcaaaagagagtgtacgaatggtggaaacgagcttaacaaagctgaaaatagtgggaataagtgtcgttcccacagacggcgccaaatgttgatgcacaaaatcaataaggactttggtacaacagaaagtgttaagtttgtgaccttcgctagattgctccggtcactagtatggataagtatgtaaatggatagagacagggaagcaaacataagatgtacgtggttcacccaaattggctacatccacggagtagaagagttctcattaattgtgaagggtttacacaagtacataggttcaagctctcattttgtgagtacttgtgaatgatttagtacaaatgacattaggcaatattgtgggagaatgatctccttttaaagaagagtttctagctttgttctaacattgacacgtgtcatgttgtgattggcttctgaagttgacacgtgtcgtgctgtgattggcttctgatgtcgacacgtgtcgcactgtgattggcctcctggttggagggaaactcttctaggtccttgacggtataacgttgaccggtgctcattagtttcgggattggtcaagtatggtacaaacaagaaTTATATAGTGAGAGGTTACTTAACGATGAAGTTCGTGGGTTAGTGTAAGTGTTTTAGTTAACCAACGACCGCTTTAATTGGTGCAAGTCCCAAGAGAAGGTGTGCGACAACTATTTAATCATTATTAGCGCCTGGGATTGTACCCTCAACAATGAttaaagggggcactgtttgggttaatatttgaacattgggcTGCAAGTGTGTGGAAGCCCAGAGGTTCCAATTAGAAGAAAGACTTGCCCAAAGCCTAAGCATTAGGCCTAGAGACAAATTGGCACATTCCCATTAATGCATAAGCCATGTGCCTATGATTTAAATGTCAAGTGATGGGGACTAACTCACAATCagctaaaaattaattttcagtggcaatacaagtaaaaagcaGATGACTCATGATACGACCAATATTGCATACATTTTAATGCCCTTTTAGTTTagatttttgttatgtttttgagtgaatttagtttgtttcatttagttttatgtttttcttagatttgaagagtgaagatgaagaaagaagaaaaatgagcacTTTGGCGATTGAAATGAGTTATGTGCCCTGGAAGCAGAAGCTGTTTGTGCAGATCAGCCAACTTGACGGAATAAACTGTACTTCCTCAGAATGAACCAGCTGTTGAGCCTTATACCATTGGAAAGATATGGATGTTAGCTTTCAGAGGAATTTTACGGACTGTGATTTCGAGTTTCCTAGACGATGCTATGAAAGTTTTTGTACAAGACGTCGGTCAACCAAGTCTACGCGGAAATTGCAAAGTCTGTTAGGTTTTTCAAGTCATAATTCAGTCgaagcccaaagcccaagatAGAAAACGTTGGAGATGATTTTAGTCCTATTTCAAATGGGTCTGGAGTAATTTACTTGGGAAACTTACCTGCCACATCATCAATTATCCAATACAAATGAGGAAAAGATTGAAAAAAACCTAATGATGCTAGGATTTTGACGAATCTATAAGGGAGAGATTGTAGGAAGCAAAGTGGGGGTCGCAGAAGGAACCAAAAGAAGAGCAGCAGCAGCCGCTTTCCATCCTtccgaagtttttcatgttttaaagatttttaattatgttttcagattttatgagTAACTAAACTCTTTTTCTAGGGTTAGGATGATGCCCTAGCATGAATGTTTATGGTTTTTAATGTTATTCATTGGATTTCTAGATTCTTTTAAATGAATGCTTAATTACTGTTTGAATTGTTACTCTTTGTATGAGTTCTTTGATTGATCACCTTAGGGCTTTGCATCTAGTAAGATTGGAAGGTGAATTTGAGGCTGAACTAGcaatataattcaattagcttcttgtggttaagtgtggtaaattacattattgcttgaCAAAGAATAATGGTTTGCTTGGTTCCCTTGTTTTCTAGAGCGTAAAGAGTCCTACTTGTTAAATTTATGCCTTAACCAGGATAGAATGCATGTTAGGATATACGACCTCTGCCTGAACTAGGAGAGAATCATTCACTTAAGGAAAACTATGGTCTAATGTGCCTGACAAGGACTTAGATACGAGAATTATCATCTAAAGAATTGAAAGATCCATTGAATGCATTGAAACCTAAATTAGATTGCTTGTGGTTGATTCCGAATCCCTAGACTTTTCATCACTTGCCTTAAAACAcaacattttcttctctttaatttcaGTTTTTACTTAAGGTTCTGTTTTTGTTCGTTTATAAAATCATCACAACAAATTCTTCACATCCTTgattgattttattaattaagaTCGAGTCTAGTCCGTTGTTTGAAtttatagttttgtttttgtgtgttattaatattattagatTTGGTTTAGTTTATCGAATTGGAGATTGAATTAGAATCCTCGTGGGAACGATACTTGGACTTGCAACACGCTATATTACGACTATCTTGTGCACTTGCAAGTTTACACCAACTCACTACCCTCCAAGTGCTTTCGGGCAAGAGCAAAGTCACTACAATCGAGCTAATTCGCctataaaaggaaaaagaggtcttagagataaggacacttaaccaatcaaacaaacaaacatacaaactctgctctcagcCCAGATCTTAGTCATTTTTCAGGATATCTCCCTCACAAGAGCTATCTTTTGTCTTGTTTAAAAGCTCTACTATCACCCCTAGTGGTGTAGTATCGACCTTTGTGTAAACTCGTTTACCATTCATCCCTTTCTAGCATAGAAACCTCTGTAAACTCAAAGAGAAATGACTACAAGAGGTTCAACCTTgccagacaaggtgaaatcttgcccgaagCTCTTTGTTTGCTTTCTGAATTTGTAGATCTATTACTTAATGCATTCTCCAGTACGTATTCAAGTCATATCCGCATGTTTTCCAATTTTAAAAGTCTTATTTGTATCTGGATCTGATCAGTTTAATGGATATGCTTTCATTTAAAACCAATCAAGAaccaaacaaatgacttaaGGGATCTGGACTCCCCTCATTCGAATATACAAGACTATAAACTGAAAGTCCTTGgtcacaaggcaagaaaaagaacttaatgtggactaaacccatccacgacaatcctttgataacaagaagtccgagtaacttggggtgcaagtaatcgactaagcacaatcttgttctacatctgttaTACTGAGATAGTAGTGGTACGCCTAGcacttagttttgattgcgagcctcaaggcctacacctaaggccccacaaaggcacatttcaaaacTAACTTTGTCCTCTTCTTGCAACACATCAGCAGGTAAGAGCccgactacacatccaaagtgccaatcccttggggagTTGTGTTGAGTGCCGAGGAGCCATCTTCGGAGAAATTTTCGCCTAAACACTATCTTTGAGAGAGAAACTTTTGCAAACTCTTGTGTACTGTGCCAAGATCTACAAGTGTACATACAATTTATGAAACATAGTCAGTTTTGTGGGAACTTAGTAGGGTAGATGTCATATGTTATATTTGGACCCTTACATATAAGGAATAGTTATCATATTACCTTGCAAGTCTAACACGTATATAAAATgactcattaaaaaaaaaaaaaaaaatatatatatatatatatatatatatatatatatatatatttatgcacaACGTGCCAAGCTGTGTGCTGGTAGGAAGCAAAAACCAAATGCTTTCAATATATATTTCAATCTTTATTCACCATTAGTCTTTTATAGAGACACACAATCGATCGAAATACATGATGGAAGTGATgccaatcatatatatatattgacaccATTATTTTATCTGAAGAGTTAATCGAAATCAATGATCTAAGATCACCAGAATCAACAATATTCTAtgctttgaagaagattaattttctcctcctctccTCTCCCGTAGTCTTTACTATTTCATATTTCAATTGATTTTTGCTGTTTTCAAGCTCCATGCACTCCCTGTGATTTTTACATCTTCTGTTCCATAATTGAAGGCATACAAGTGAGCATCATCGtcaatggccaatgtgggataAACCCTAGCTGTTATGCACGCCTTGCCTTCTCCACCAAAGCTCTCCACAATTGAGTGATCAATCTGCtcagaaaaaggaggaaaattTCCAAGTACGTTAGGTCAAATGTTTCTTATCATGAAATGGGTAAAAAGAAAAGGATGAAGTGAAAAGGTATAGGCATCCATATCCAAAAAGAAGGAACCATAGATGGTATAAAGCTGGTCTATTGGCATATCGACAAGTGTAAAATGTGCAACGAATGAGTCATGCATGTCAAAGATTGTGGCGCATGCATACGTGCCCAAAGTAGCTAGAATCCCCATTTTGCATGTATACTAGTCCAAttttaggagaaatttttagttgtgacgagtggtacaccacgtgtttttatgtaagtgatgagaaattttattttctaaattattaactttttaacacatatatcccaCAATTTATATAACGACACGTAATGTATCATCCTGTGTGACggtcatattgaaaaatttctctaatTTTAGAAAGAGTGTATGCATATAGGCGTATGAGTAATTTTTGATCATGAATGCAAATACATGAGTCTCACAATGAGATCTGCAAAGCCAATGACCAGAAATCAGTTTTTCATCCTAATACGATACGATAAGATTGATCGTAGCATTTGACCTTTTCTTATGAACTGTTACCCATGAGGTGGTTCTAGATTCTCAAATGTGCTTGATTGAAATTTCTCATGGGGAAGACTTTTACATTCAAATAAACTTTTCCATGAATGCAATGCGTATGGAGGTCCATGATCATATGGAAAGACATcgttttcaataaaaaaatgattatatatatatattagtttaaGGCAACTTACCAAACTTCTTAGCGACAGCTTCTCACGAAGAGGATCCACCTTTACAAAAGCTCCATAAGTGGTCTTATCATTATCCTTATTTAAGGAAGACCTACCGACccataaccaaaaaaaaaaaaaaaaaaaaaaaacaagtagtTAACAATTTGAAGTATGGTTAGACAAAAACAAGTAGTTAGCAAtctgaggttttttttttttttttgttttttgggaaaACGTTAGCAATCTGAAGTTTGGTTAGACATTtggtgggagagagagagagagagagagagagagagagaccggcTTTGATCACTGCAGAGGAGCACCACATATTTGTTATTGGCTTTGAATATTCTATAGAACACTGCTGTGTATTCTTTCAAGCCCTTGGAAGCCAAAACATACAGCCCAAATGGTCCTAAACTACCTTTAACTGTGGCACTCTTTTGGCCACACAAAAGTTGGGGGTCCGTCCAACTAGGGTCAAGAACTTCTGCTTTCTTAAAATCACTTATTCCAAATGTAATCTCCACATCTGCCTGCAAAACAGTtgacaaaacaaaaggaaaatacaCCAAAATTAAAACGGTTGGTAGTAGACGTGGGCGGCTAGAACTAGAACGGATGTGCCTTCTATAtgcatttgaattttctttcatCTAGTTTAAAGTAAAATATCGCTCGTGTAAATTAAAAAACTGGCAATATAAAATATTCACCTGTGCTGCAGTGACACCAACTACCTCACGCACCGATCCTCCCTTAAGCACAGTGCTTGGCAACTTGACCGTTTTTCCACGTAGCTTTTCAATTTCTTGTACTGGCCATTGCACCAACTGTTTCCCGGATTTGGCGAGCCATAGGGTTCTTGGAATTGCCTGCGAGAGTCAAAGTCAATGCAAATACAAGACCAATTTAGTTCACAAAAGCCAGCTGCTAATTGGAGACTATTTAAATACCAAATAGCCAAGAAATAGGACCACGAGCTGGTTAGCCCAGTGGTAAAGTACGAATCTGGagcttctttaaaaaaaaatttggaggtTACGGGTTCGAAATTCGTTGTTGGTGTGAAAGCTAAACTTGTGGCCAGAAAGATAATCGTGATTTACCATCCGTTGTCTtcgttttataaaaaaaaaatagcaaaaaaagAAATAGCAAATAGCAttaattatagccgttggatcaaattttaaccgCCTGAATCATTTGATCCTTAGACTTAATATTTGGAGATCCAAAGAGGATCTGGTATGATTTAGATTCATAATTTGACAGCATAAATATTTGTTTGGCAAAAGAACATTACCTGAAGTCCAGACCATCCCTTCTTGATATCACCCTCGACGCTCGACGATTCATTAATCCAACCCCACAATATCCTCCGATTCTTAGAACTGTCAAAGAAAGTTTTTGAAGCATAAAACTTTCCATAATCATATCTCAAGCCTGAGTCACTCTCCACTGAACCCTTATCCGGAATATATATATCCTTGTCAACGTTATAAGTCCCAATTGTGTAGTACTCATGTTTAGTGTTATCCAGGCTAGCCTTGAGCACATGTTTGACAGCAGGACCATTTTCTGATGAGTCAAGACCATTCTGGCCATGGATTGAAACTGGGAAAAAATCTGGACATTCCCACATTCCAGTTTTCTTGGCTGAGTGAAGGGGGTGTTTGGCCTTAACCCAATGAAGGAAATCTTTACTCCTGTATAGGATAGCTAATCCTCTTTGGTTCTGCTTGCTTCCAATGATCACTCTCCATCTCTTATCTGGGCCCAACCAAGCAGTTGTGGGGTCCCTAAATGAGCTTGCGTTGATATGGTTAGCTTGGGTGGGTGCCATTAGGGGATTTTGTGGGACCTTGACCCACTCCCTAAGAAATGGGTCTGAGAGGTTCTTGGGGAAGGCCAAATTCTGAACCTGCTGGTTTTGGGGGTTGATTCCGGTATACAAAATGACCGGTTTGCCACTCAGGAGGATGGTGGCGGAACCCGACCAACAGCCGTTGATATCGGACGGCTGTGATGGGAAGATGGCAGCATCATGTGGGGTCCAGTTAACAAGATCAGTTGATGTGGAATGAGCCCACACAATGTTCCCCCAAACCACACCTTTAGGGTTGTATTGATAGAAGAGATGGTAAATTCCCTTGTAAATCAATGGTCCTGCAGCAAGAGTAATAGACAAGGCCTTAGTACTTTTGAAATTCGAAAGTGCCGAAAAGCCTAAACCAAAAGAGGAACAAATAAAGTGTGGCTAAAAGAGCAAGAATACAAGAATAGACATTGCTAAACTGACAAGCTAgatttaaatgttttagatgaaACCATTATACTGACGGTTTTAAGTACTCTACAGACCAATGCAATACATTGATGCATCGCAACATTTTTGACAATACAAAAGCCACCAATCATGACTTTGACTCCCagctatatatgtatataggagttatatacatgtatataagCATATAGGTTCATGGAAAATGAACAAATTGTAAGATTAGTGACACATATGCTAATGACTCGATCCTGAAAGCCCATACACTAAACCCAGAAATGTAAGAGAAGAGTACTAATTgcacaaaatattttttgaagaaaatagaACAATAGGAGAGACAAACTAACCATTAGGATCTGTGCAACCAAACAAGCCGATTTGTCCATTCCACAATTAGAACAAGTCAATGTCAAAAACGAGAAGCAAGAAAACAAATGTTAGAGttataaacaataaaaatgacGGGTGatagaaaaagaatgaaaatataTGAACAAAAACTAGAATAAATTAATGAAGAAAATTAAAGGGGATATAAAAATATACCATTGATCCAGTTCTTGGGAGGTTGGAAATGATAACCAGTTCTGTAGGGTTCAGTATCTTGATGTGAGGAAGTTAGCTCGGAAGTTTGAAGGCTTCTGTAAACATGGTGGGAAGCTTCAAGCCGAAGAACAGCATGGCCTAGCCAAAGACACAGAAAGcagtagagaaagagagaggagacaGACATGGTGGCTTTGTGTTCGTGGGGatgagaaattaagggaacactatcCGGTGTATTTATAAGAGTAGTCAAGGCTAAGGGTGGATGGTTAGATGTGAGATAAAGAACAAAAAGTCATTGCAGAGTGATGTCTCATCATAAGATCTGAAGGAGGAAAAGTAAACTTTAGGACAAGAAATTAGCAGCCTAGTTGATctcttcaaataaaaaattcaaaagtaaagggtttcattttctttctttctttttatccaTTCTGGTTAGATGGTATTAGAAAGGGATATGTTATACatacaccattttttacttctcacatacttcttgttaatttttattcgttgatcttcttcaattcattcaatcctacggccgaaaataaaaaatgtgtgagaaaagTAAAAAGGAATATGTAGATATCACACCTCTATTAGAAAAGGGTTTTCTCTACACCAAACAATTATACTTGCGTgttcattttttgtttaataatcTTCAAAAGTTATTCGGCTACAATATTATGTCTTATATGCAAAATTTAATGGTTGCAAACAAATATGAGATCTCTATATGCAAAATCAAGCTGCTAATAATTTTTAGAATCACTCAGTAGTACGAACCATGAAAAAATACTGTAAACTACTATTTATGGCACTatgaaaaacaaatttgaacttcccatttttctttttggtaatcAAATCAAGAATAatgttaaacaaacaaaagatgaCAAGATAAAAGAGTAAATTATAATTCACGTGATTAAAAGCATGTACTTATGCATTCGAGgtcttataaaaatatatagaaGTGCCAAATGATGAAGATCTAAAGAAcgctttatttttaattttttgttctccCAAAAAAAGAACGCATTTTAACACATTGAGACGACCCAGTCGATTTTGCAAGTGCTTTCAGTTCATGTCCCCCATATGGCTTCTAGCTTAATATTAAAAAACAGTCAACCATGCACAACATAATCATTCATTAACTTCAACTTGTTCTATCCCTTATACATCACTCAAGATGCTGGTCTAAAACTTCGTGCTCGACTAAAAACAAATTGGTAATTAACTCATACGCTTGGCAGAGTTTTCTCAGATTTATATAAAATAATCAGTTCCAAAATTCCCTACCTCAATAACCTATCTCCAACCCTTtgaattaacatttaaaatttctaATTCAGAAATAATTTTTCCACTCAAACTTTTTCAAGTTAAATTTTTAGCTcgatattattaaaaaataaatttagaataattttttttttcataaagtaactttttaaaaaagaaaaattatgtagactattcttatttaattttatgcatgttttaacataaaaatatttaaattctgataaTTATTGAAAAGCCACTAAACCGATACCATGAATCTCGTAgaacactatgaaagaatatgaaacacataaaagaatttttttttataattattttagccgttagatttaaatttgaactttttttactgttggatttaattatattagattttagccgttggattcaatgaatttataaatataaaacaaaataaaaatacacatatattgatacaccccgacccggaatgtccattaggactccgaatcaagctgtgctggccgacacctggaaggtaacaaagccataaagtgtgatggtgtggaaaattgtgaataaatttaaacctaagagtgcctaaatactagagtgcactggtgaacgggaatgaacccacttcacacgtgatgttagagtATAAGCAAGTACAGAAAAATGATATAAGAATTGTACTCTCGAAATAGTCTTCGATACTAAGAATCGCCGCGAGTCTTTTGTGATAATAAAACTTAGCTAATAATATCTGGAGGGTGAAAACAAGACAAAGGTTAGTAGCCATGTAAGTAAATTactaatagaaaacatataacACAATTAATCCCTCGttacaacacctgtataatttccagagAAATCATAATGTACCACCACACAACATCTCAACAAtcggtcgtacccagtgcacaaggctttcgctttacgcagggtctgggagaggtgagtgtcggctagccttacccccatttatggagaggctgctcccaagtctcgaacccgagacctaccgctcatgggcgaaggcacttgccatctcaacaataatatcaaataatcatgcgATTAATATCTCATAATAgtacgcaagtcggagtcaactctagtgatctatacgacatattcatatctcatcacatatctcatcaatcatggctagcatataagtcggagtcacctctaatgACCTCTACGACattttcatatctcatcacatatctcatcaatcatggctagcatataagtcggcgTCACCTCTAGTAACATGTACGACATTTTcacatctcatcacatatatcattaatcatggctagcatataagtcagagtcacctctagtgacctgtatgacatattcatatctcatcacatatctcatcaatcatggctagcgtataagtcggagtcacctctagtgacctgtacgacatattcatatctcatcacatatctcattaatcatggctagcatataagtcgtagttcacaataatcatttatagtaatacgcatatggatagatcacgatgaaatctaactcaaccatttcatagtattttataacatataaatttatatatatgtcatggcataagtttctcagttttatttaaaagcatttatagaattattaatcatgaaacataagatgagcaaggaaagatccactcacctggagttcgtgctacaacttcctagcacAACCATCGGAGTGTCCCGAGCGATCGGCGCCAGCTTGGAGTCCAAATGGTGGTcggaaaatggtttgaaagacGGCTGTCCGTGGGAAACTGGTAATTCGCAGGAATTTTTGGGCAACCTTACACGATGGCTATCTCGTCGTGATTTGGTCGGAAAACACCTCGAAAGTGACGGAGATCGTCAGAAACTGTGACCCAGGCCAAATAGGCCGGGAATagctttaattttgttaaaaccCGTCGGTAACCCTATACTTGGGTGAACTTCGATTCTTTTTCCTCGGTGCTCTAACATGGTCAAGACTGGTCGTGATTTTCTCctgggatgatgggctacaaagccCAAGTGGTGTTGTCGGCCATTGCTTTGCTGATTCGCcgaaaaaatgaaaagggtgGCCGAAACACCATTGGTTTTCATTGGTTTTTGTGGCCTCGAACCGCCACGTACAGGGGTTAACCAAGGTGGTTCTTGGGtgggttttgtagaggggaatgagagcttcaagatggtggtggtggcttCGAAAAACTCCGCCGGAGTTGGCCGGAATCAGCCCTGGAAAATGGG
This window harbors:
- the LOC126583822 gene encoding beta-fructofuranosidase, insoluble isoenzyme CWINV1-like, whose amino-acid sequence is MSVSSLFLYCFLCLWLGHAVLRLEASHHVYRSLQTSELTSSHQDTEPYRTGYHFQPPKNWINDPNGPLIYKGIYHLFYQYNPKGVVWGNIVWAHSTSTDLVNWTPHDAAIFPSQPSDINGCWSGSATILLSGKPVILYTGINPQNQQVQNLAFPKNLSDPFLREWVKVPQNPLMAPTQANHINASSFRDPTTAWLGPDKRWRVIIGSKQNQRGLAILYRSKDFLHWVKAKHPLHSAKKTGMWECPDFFPVSIHGQNGLDSSENGPAVKHVLKASLDNTKHEYYTIGTYNVDKDIYIPDKGSVESDSGLRYDYGKFYASKTFFDSSKNRRILWGWINESSSVEGDIKKGWSGLQAIPRTLWLAKSGKQLVQWPVQEIEKLRGKTVKLPSTVLKGGSVREVVGVTAAQADVEITFGISDFKKAEVLDPSWTDPQLLCGQKSATVKGSLGPFGLYVLASKGLKEYTAVFYRIFKANNKYVVLLCSDQSRSSLNKDNDKTTYGAFVKVDPLREKLSLRSLIDHSIVESFGGEGKACITARVYPTLAIDDDAHLYAFNYGTEDVKITGSAWSLKTAKIN